One Nocardia farcinica genomic region harbors:
- a CDS encoding RNHCP domain-containing protein yields MSDTSIQHGPSAALRTDTFTCMRCGLTVATLAPDHSRRNHCPSCLHSRHTVDHVDGGASDCGARMAPLSIAVSRTGEWALVHRCTRCHELALHPVCGDDNQLILMRLAVRPLAEPPFPLEVFGDL; encoded by the coding sequence GTGTCCGACACCTCAATCCAACACGGTCCCAGCGCTGCGCTGCGGACCGACACCTTCACCTGCATGCGCTGCGGTCTCACCGTGGCCACGCTGGCTCCCGACCACAGCAGGCGCAATCACTGCCCCAGCTGCCTGCATTCGCGGCACACCGTCGACCACGTCGACGGTGGCGCCTCCGACTGCGGCGCCCGGATGGCGCCGCTGTCGATCGCGGTGTCGCGCACCGGCGAATGGGCCCTCGTGCACCGTTGCACACGATGCCACGAACTGGCCCTGCACCCGGTGTGCGGCGACGACAACCAGCTGATCCTCATGCGATTGGCCGTACGTCCGCTCGCCGAGCCGCCGTTCCCGCTCGAAGTGTTCGGCGATCTGTAG
- a CDS encoding acyl-CoA synthetase, with protein MSPDPRAATVDGVLHRSAARVPDRIALRFGAEALTYRELDDAVTRAAARLLDLGLASGDRVAAYGTNSAAYVVGYLAAARAGLVHVPINYALRGDELAYLLGQSGARAVLVDPALRGNLDAVLDQVPAERVLPLRDADGSLIEAATTGPVPDLDVAVADDDLVQLLYTSGTTSKPKGAMMTHRALVHEYTSAIVALDLTAEDRPLICMPLYHSAGMHVFMLPYLAVGATISLLPAPDIPEILRRIEEERIGSLFLAPTVWVPLANHPDLDTRDLSSLRKAQYGASIMPVTVLNRLRERFPDLGFYNCFGQSEIGPLATVLRPEEHAERPSSCGRPVLFVELRVVDAEGNDVPDGEPGEVLYRSPQLCLGYWDNPEATAEAFGDGWFHSGDLVTRDAQGYITVVDRIKDVINTGGILVASREVEDALYTHEAVAEVAVIGTPDEKWIEAVTAVVVLRENATASAEELIDHVKQRLAPFKVPKIVRFAESLPRNQSGKLLKRELRAG; from the coding sequence ATGAGTCCCGATCCGCGCGCCGCCACCGTCGACGGCGTCCTGCACCGCAGCGCCGCCCGCGTCCCCGACCGCATCGCCCTGCGCTTCGGCGCCGAGGCACTGACCTATCGAGAACTCGACGACGCCGTCACACGGGCGGCGGCACGGCTGCTCGACCTCGGTCTCGCCTCGGGAGACCGGGTCGCGGCCTACGGCACCAACTCCGCCGCCTACGTGGTCGGATACCTGGCCGCCGCCCGCGCCGGACTGGTGCACGTGCCGATCAACTACGCGCTGCGCGGCGACGAACTGGCTTATCTGCTCGGCCAATCCGGTGCCCGCGCGGTCCTGGTCGACCCCGCCCTGCGGGGCAACCTCGACGCGGTGCTGGATCAGGTGCCAGCCGAGCGGGTGCTGCCGCTGCGCGACGCCGACGGTTCGCTGATCGAGGCGGCCACCACCGGGCCGGTGCCCGACCTCGACGTCGCGGTGGCCGACGACGATCTGGTGCAGTTGCTCTACACCTCGGGCACCACGTCGAAACCCAAGGGCGCCATGATGACCCACCGTGCCCTGGTGCACGAGTACACCTCCGCGATCGTGGCCCTGGACCTGACCGCCGAGGACCGGCCGCTGATCTGCATGCCGCTCTACCACTCGGCGGGCATGCACGTGTTCATGCTGCCGTACCTGGCGGTGGGCGCGACCATCAGTCTGCTGCCCGCGCCCGACATTCCGGAGATCCTGCGCCGCATCGAGGAGGAGCGGATCGGCTCGCTGTTCCTCGCGCCGACGGTGTGGGTGCCGCTGGCCAACCATCCGGATCTGGACACCCGCGATCTGTCCTCGCTGCGCAAGGCGCAGTACGGCGCCTCGATCATGCCGGTGACGGTGCTCAACCGGCTGCGCGAACGCTTCCCCGACCTCGGGTTCTACAACTGCTTCGGCCAGTCCGAGATCGGCCCGCTGGCCACGGTGTTGCGCCCGGAGGAACACGCCGAGCGGCCCTCCTCGTGTGGGCGGCCGGTGCTGTTCGTGGAGTTGCGGGTGGTCGACGCCGAGGGCAACGACGTGCCCGACGGCGAGCCCGGCGAGGTGCTCTACCGGTCCCCGCAGCTGTGCCTGGGCTACTGGGACAACCCCGAGGCGACCGCGGAGGCGTTCGGCGACGGCTGGTTCCACTCCGGCGACCTGGTCACCCGCGACGCGCAGGGATACATCACGGTGGTGGACCGCATCAAGGACGTGATCAACACCGGTGGCATTCTGGTGGCCTCCCGCGAGGTGGAGGACGCCCTCTACACCCACGAGGCGGTGGCCGAGGTGGCGGTGATCGGCACCCCGGACGAGAAGTGGATCGAGGCCGTCACCGCCGTGGTGGTGCTGCGGGAGAACGCCACGGCTTCCGCCGAGGAACTCATCGACCACGTCAAGCAGCGGCTCGCTCCGTTCAAGGTGCCCAAGATCGTCCGCTTCGCCGAGAGCCTGCCCCGCAACCAGAGCGGCAAGCTGCTCAAACGCGAACTGCGGGCGGGCTAG
- a CDS encoding LLM class flavin-dependent oxidoreductase, giving the protein MTTAGPRIDTLSFLTPGNYPDDDPAAGLADTLRLFEFGEALGVDGAWIRQRHLEHGVGSAAVFLAAAAQRTSRVELGAAVIPIGYESPFRLAEDLSMADVLAGGRLHPGFSAGVPPHAELLGDRVFDGDWRTFDLSYGRIERLMDNLRGEYLGGPDTVIHSPGNIQRPRLQPYSPGLRDRLWYGGGSLRSVRWAGAAGLNLLTGNVVIGERSDDFTTTQRDLIAEYRRHLAPGRPGRVAVGRVIVPLDGADRATRDRYRRYAESRHERTLAPQGERRVLFAPDLVGTAAEIVDRLAADPVLGLTTELRLELPYEFHRRDYEQILHDTVELVAPALGWTVRTPAHAG; this is encoded by the coding sequence ATGACCACCGCGGGCCCGCGCATCGACACCCTGTCGTTCCTGACGCCGGGCAACTACCCCGACGACGATCCCGCCGCCGGGCTGGCGGACACGCTGCGGCTGTTCGAGTTCGGCGAGGCGCTCGGCGTCGACGGCGCCTGGATCCGGCAGCGCCACCTCGAGCACGGCGTCGGGTCGGCGGCGGTGTTCCTGGCCGCGGCCGCGCAGCGCACCAGCCGGGTGGAGCTGGGTGCGGCGGTGATCCCGATCGGCTACGAGAGCCCGTTCCGGCTCGCCGAGGATCTGTCGATGGCCGACGTGCTCGCGGGCGGGCGGCTGCACCCGGGGTTCAGCGCCGGCGTGCCGCCGCACGCCGAACTCCTCGGCGACCGGGTCTTCGACGGTGACTGGCGCACCTTCGATCTGTCCTACGGCCGCATCGAGCGGCTGATGGACAACCTGCGCGGGGAGTATCTCGGCGGCCCGGACACCGTCATCCATTCCCCGGGCAACATCCAGCGCCCCCGGCTCCAGCCCTATAGTCCGGGGCTGCGCGACCGGCTCTGGTACGGCGGCGGCAGCCTGCGCTCGGTGCGGTGGGCGGGGGCGGCCGGGCTGAACCTGCTCACCGGCAATGTCGTCATCGGGGAGCGCAGCGACGACTTCACCACCACGCAGCGGGATCTGATCGCCGAGTACCGCCGCCACCTGGCACCCGGGCGCCCGGGGCGGGTCGCGGTGGGCCGGGTGATCGTCCCGCTCGACGGCGCCGACCGTGCCACCCGCGACCGGTATCGCCGCTATGCGGAGAGCAGGCACGAGCGCACCCTCGCCCCGCAGGGCGAACGGCGGGTCCTCTTCGCGCCCGACCTGGTCGGCACGGCCGCCGAGATCGTCGACCGGCTCGCCGCCGACCCGGTCCTCGGACTGACGACCGAACTGCGCCTGGAACTGCCCTACGAATTCCACCGCCGCGATTACGAGCAGATCCTGCACGACACCGTGGAGCTCGTCGCACCCGCGCTGGGCTGGACCGTCCGCACGCCCGCCCACGCCGGATAG
- a CDS encoding metal-dependent hydrolase — protein MKLLRRARRRPETDPGEVALHARNVRFDWTDTPLHWMPAEPIASHLINALNLLLPEGERMFCAAYTEALPLVRDEKLREAMLGFIGQESMHAETHDKVLHEVLAVHGIDPEPYVLQAEHLFRKTLWPAETGGTAGRQMMIERLAVIACLEHFFAFLGDWVLNADLEKFDADPRVADLFRWHGAEEVEHRHVAHDVAEYFGVGYLRRSTLMLLVFPIFLALVLRGTKFLVAQDATLPDLGYPRLLPRVFGAMWRGALPGVPALLRSALSTLQPGYHPESVGSTAQAVAYLATSPAARAAAS, from the coding sequence ATGAAGCTACTTCGCAGAGCTCGCCGGCGGCCGGAGACCGATCCGGGCGAGGTCGCCCTGCACGCGCGCAACGTCCGCTTCGACTGGACGGACACGCCGCTGCACTGGATGCCCGCCGAGCCGATCGCCTCGCATCTGATCAACGCGCTCAACCTGCTGCTGCCCGAGGGTGAACGGATGTTCTGCGCCGCCTACACCGAGGCGCTGCCGCTGGTGCGGGACGAGAAGCTGCGCGAGGCGATGCTCGGCTTCATCGGCCAGGAATCGATGCACGCCGAGACCCACGACAAGGTGCTGCACGAGGTGCTCGCCGTGCACGGCATCGATCCGGAGCCGTACGTGCTGCAGGCCGAGCACCTGTTCCGGAAGACGTTGTGGCCCGCCGAAACCGGCGGAACCGCCGGACGGCAGATGATGATCGAACGGCTCGCGGTGATCGCCTGCCTGGAACACTTCTTCGCCTTCCTGGGCGACTGGGTGCTCAACGCCGACCTGGAGAAGTTCGACGCCGACCCGCGAGTGGCCGATCTGTTCCGCTGGCACGGCGCCGAGGAGGTCGAGCACCGGCACGTGGCGCACGACGTGGCCGAGTACTTCGGGGTCGGCTACCTGCGCCGCTCGACGCTGATGCTGCTGGTCTTCCCGATCTTCCTGGCGCTGGTGCTGCGCGGCACCAAGTTCCTGGTCGCCCAGGACGCCACGTTGCCCGACCTCGGCTACCCCCGGCTGCTGCCCCGTGTCTTCGGCGCGATGTGGCGCGGCGCGCTCCCCGGCGTGCCCGCGCTGCTGCGGAGCGCCCTGTCCACGCTGCAACCCGGCTACCACCCCGAATCGGTCGGATCGACCGCGCAGGCCGTCGCGTACCTCGCCACCTCGCCCGCCGCCCGCGCGGCCGCCTCGTGA
- a CDS encoding PDR/VanB family oxidoreductase produces the protein MTAVDLPADLYGRRERDRALRVFDALAGLRMRWAGLVHRRLPVSTVDDRRLALVVTERRVEARDQDVVSLRLEAPDGRDLPAWRAGAHLDLELPSGRIRQYSLCGDPADTRAYRIAVRRIPDGGGGSVEVHDALPTGTPVVIRGPRNAFPFAVPGHGSPAIHLHFVAGGIGITPILPMARLAHRLGVDWSMVYVGRSRDTIPFLDELETFGDRVTVRTDDEHGLPDAAALLAGVSIGTAVYCCGPVPMTDTVAAAVRGMRGVELHSERFTPAPVVDGRPFEIELAATGEVLRVAADQTALSAVLAARPDHPYSCRQGFCRTCKVRVLDGVADHRDSVLGPDERAAGVLLPCVSRCDGGRLVLDL, from the coding sequence GTGACCGCCGTCGACCTGCCCGCCGACCTGTACGGGCGACGCGAGCGGGACCGGGCCCTGCGGGTGTTCGACGCCCTCGCCGGGCTGCGGATGCGGTGGGCGGGCCTGGTGCACCGCCGCCTCCCGGTCTCGACCGTCGACGATCGGCGGCTCGCGCTGGTGGTGACCGAACGCCGCGTCGAAGCCCGCGACCAGGACGTGGTGAGCCTGCGCCTGGAAGCGCCCGACGGGCGCGACCTGCCGGCCTGGCGCGCCGGCGCCCACCTCGATCTGGAACTGCCCTCCGGGCGGATCCGGCAGTACTCGCTGTGTGGCGACCCCGCCGACACCCGCGCCTACCGGATCGCGGTGCGCCGCATCCCCGACGGTGGCGGCGGATCCGTGGAGGTCCACGACGCGCTCCCGACCGGCACCCCCGTGGTGATCCGCGGCCCGCGCAACGCGTTCCCGTTCGCCGTCCCCGGCCACGGCTCCCCGGCCATCCATCTGCACTTCGTGGCGGGCGGGATCGGCATCACGCCGATCCTGCCGATGGCGCGCCTGGCGCATCGGCTCGGGGTGGACTGGTCGATGGTCTACGTCGGCCGCAGCCGCGACACCATCCCCTTCCTCGACGAGCTCGAGACCTTCGGCGACCGGGTCACCGTCCGCACCGACGACGAGCACGGCCTGCCCGACGCGGCCGCCCTGCTCGCCGGGGTCTCCATCGGCACCGCCGTCTACTGCTGCGGCCCCGTCCCGATGACCGACACCGTCGCCGCCGCCGTCCGCGGGATGCGCGGGGTCGAACTGCACTCCGAGCGGTTCACGCCCGCACCGGTCGTGGACGGACGGCCCTTCGAGATCGAACTGGCCGCCACCGGGGAGGTGCTGCGCGTCGCCGCCGACCAGACCGCGCTGAGCGCCGTGCTGGCGGCCCGCCCCGATCACCCCTACTCGTGCCGGCAGGGCTTCTGCCGCACCTGCAAGGTCCGCGTGCTCGACGGCGTGGCCGACCATCGCGACAGCGTGCTCGGGCCCGACGAGCGGGCCGCGGGCGTGCTGCTGCCCTGCGTATCCCGCTGCGACGGTGGACGTCTGGTGCTGGACCTGTAG
- a CDS encoding SGNH/GDSL hydrolase family protein translates to MDPRPEPRYTRFVALGDSQTEGIGDPDGAGGHRGWADRFAEFVAAATPGLRYANLAIRGRRAGQIRAEQLDAAVALRPDLVSVMAGMNDVIRPRFDRRALLADLAAMLGALRATGAHVVTFTYPDIGAIAPFVRPISPRVRQLNADMRVLAARFGATLVDFEPVPATTHPAVWSADRLHLSPVGHDLVARAVADVLGVPGADARWREPLPPLRRDLAAALTAELRWTTQHMLPWVARRVRGVSSGAGIEAKRPELLPLTR, encoded by the coding sequence GTGGACCCGAGACCCGAACCGCGCTACACCCGTTTCGTCGCCCTCGGCGACAGTCAGACCGAAGGCATCGGCGACCCGGACGGCGCGGGCGGCCATCGCGGCTGGGCGGACCGCTTCGCCGAGTTCGTGGCCGCCGCCACCCCCGGGCTGCGCTACGCCAATCTCGCGATCCGTGGCCGCCGGGCCGGGCAGATCCGCGCCGAGCAGCTGGATGCCGCGGTGGCGCTGCGGCCGGACCTGGTGAGTGTGATGGCCGGGATGAACGACGTCATCCGGCCGCGGTTCGACCGCCGGGCCCTGCTCGCGGACCTGGCGGCGATGCTCGGGGCGCTACGGGCGACCGGCGCGCACGTGGTGACCTTCACCTATCCCGACATCGGCGCCATCGCACCGTTCGTGCGGCCGATCTCGCCGCGGGTGCGGCAGCTGAACGCGGACATGCGCGTGCTGGCGGCGCGGTTCGGCGCGACGCTGGTGGATTTCGAGCCGGTACCGGCGACCACGCATCCGGCGGTGTGGTCGGCCGACCGGCTGCATCTGAGCCCGGTCGGTCACGACCTGGTGGCGCGCGCGGTCGCGGACGTGCTCGGCGTGCCGGGCGCCGACGCGCGGTGGCGCGAGCCGCTGCCGCCGCTGCGTCGCGATCTGGCCGCCGCGCTCACCGCCGAGCTGCGCTGGACCACCCAGCACATGCTGCCGTGGGTGGCGCGGCGGGTGCGCGGGGTGTCCTCGGGCGCCGGGATCGAGGCCAAGCGTCCCGAGTTGCTGCCGCTGACCCGGTGA
- a CDS encoding acetolactate synthase large subunit yields the protein MPAGRCRRPAAAARPRGSAVSAAHQKEIPVTPAAPPSARPETPCPPPVSPPRTERLTGAQAVVRSLEELGVEVVFGIPGGAILPVYDPLLDSRRIRHVLVRHEQGAGHAATGYAQATGRVGVCLATSGPGATNLVTPLADAHADSVPVVAITGQVPLPMMGTDAFQEADITGIVAPITKHTALVTHAADIPRVLAEAFHLAASGRPGAVLVDIPKDVLRATTLFTWPPRLDLPGYRPVTEPNARQIRAALALIARAQAPVLYVGGGVIKANASRRLRAFAEATGIPVVTTLMARGAFPDSHRQHLGMPGMHGTVAAVGALQKSDLVIALGARFDDRVTGDPASFAPHAAVVHADIDPAEIGKIRHAEVPIVGDCDAVLAALLAALPDVPRPDLTAWWAELDRLRRTYPLGFDRPADGALAPQHVIRALGRAAGPEAVYCAGVGQHQMWAAQFLEFETPRSWLNSGGMGTMGYAVPAALGAKLGRPEAEVWAIDGDGCFQMTNQELATAAIEGIPIKVAVIDNGHLGMIRQWQHLFYDERYSQSELATHSRRVPDFALLAEALGCVGLRCEREADVDAVIAAARAVRDRPVVIDFVVGADAQVWPMIEAGAGNDLIMAARDLRPLFDDSEDPGPPQAPARG from the coding sequence CTGCCCGCCGGTCGTTGCCGACGACCGGCCGCCGCCGCGCGCCCCCGAGGATCCGCCGTGTCCGCGGCGCATCAGAAGGAGATTCCCGTGACCCCCGCCGCCCCGCCGTCCGCCCGCCCCGAAACACCCTGCCCGCCGCCGGTTTCCCCGCCCCGCACCGAACGGCTGACCGGCGCGCAGGCCGTGGTGCGCTCGCTCGAAGAACTCGGTGTCGAGGTCGTCTTCGGCATCCCCGGCGGCGCGATCCTGCCGGTCTACGATCCGCTGCTGGACTCGCGCCGGATCCGGCACGTGCTGGTGCGCCACGAACAGGGCGCGGGCCACGCCGCCACCGGCTACGCCCAGGCCACCGGCCGCGTCGGCGTCTGCCTGGCCACCTCGGGCCCCGGCGCCACCAACCTGGTGACGCCGCTGGCCGACGCCCACGCCGACTCGGTGCCGGTCGTGGCCATCACCGGCCAGGTGCCGTTGCCGATGATGGGCACCGACGCCTTCCAGGAAGCCGACATCACCGGTATCGTCGCGCCGATCACCAAGCACACCGCGCTCGTCACCCATGCCGCCGACATCCCGCGGGTGCTCGCCGAGGCCTTCCACCTGGCGGCGTCCGGCCGCCCCGGCGCGGTGCTCGTCGACATCCCCAAGGACGTGCTGCGCGCCACCACCCTCTTCACCTGGCCGCCCCGGCTCGACCTGCCCGGCTATCGGCCGGTGACCGAACCGAACGCCCGCCAGATCCGCGCCGCGCTGGCCCTGATCGCCCGCGCGCAGGCACCGGTGCTCTACGTCGGCGGCGGTGTGATCAAAGCGAACGCGAGCAGGCGGCTGCGCGCCTTCGCCGAGGCGACCGGCATCCCCGTCGTCACCACGCTGATGGCCAGGGGCGCGTTCCCGGACAGCCACCGGCAGCATCTCGGCATGCCCGGCATGCACGGCACCGTCGCGGCGGTGGGCGCGCTGCAGAAGAGCGACCTGGTCATCGCGCTCGGCGCCCGCTTCGACGACCGGGTGACCGGAGACCCGGCCTCCTTCGCCCCGCACGCCGCTGTGGTGCACGCCGACATCGACCCGGCCGAGATCGGCAAGATCCGGCATGCGGAGGTGCCCATCGTCGGCGACTGCGACGCCGTCCTCGCCGCGCTGCTGGCGGCACTGCCCGACGTGCCGCGCCCGGACCTGACCGCGTGGTGGGCCGAACTGGACCGGCTGCGGCGCACCTACCCGCTGGGCTTCGACCGGCCCGCCGACGGAGCGCTGGCCCCGCAGCACGTCATCCGTGCGCTGGGCCGCGCGGCCGGGCCGGAGGCGGTCTACTGTGCGGGCGTCGGGCAGCATCAGATGTGGGCGGCGCAGTTCCTGGAGTTCGAAACCCCGCGCAGCTGGCTCAATTCCGGTGGCATGGGCACGATGGGCTACGCCGTCCCCGCCGCGCTCGGCGCCAAGCTCGGCAGGCCGGAGGCGGAGGTCTGGGCCATCGACGGCGACGGTTGCTTCCAGATGACCAATCAGGAACTGGCGACCGCCGCGATCGAGGGCATCCCGATCAAGGTCGCGGTGATCGACAACGGTCATCTCGGCATGATCCGGCAGTGGCAGCACCTGTTCTACGACGAGCGGTACTCCCAGAGCGAGCTGGCCACCCACTCCCGGCGGGTGCCCGACTTCGCGCTGCTGGCCGAGGCATTGGGGTGCGTGGGCCTGCGGTGCGAGCGCGAGGCCGACGTGGACGCGGTGATCGCGGCGGCCCGTGCCGTGCGGGACCGGCCGGTCGTCATCGATTTCGTCGTCGGCGCGGACGCGCAGGTGTGGCCGATGATCGAGGCCGGCGCGGGCAACGACCTGATCATGGCGGCCCGTGACCTGCGCCCGCTGTTCGACGACAGCGAGGATCCCGGCCCACCGCAGGCGCCCGCGCGCGGGTGA
- a CDS encoding nucleoside deaminase, with protein sequence MDVTRMPRSYGATLPHWVFDELADSPAVLPTDAERMALVHRLAARNPREGAGGPFAALVVDSRSGEVVSAGVNLVLSSGLSVAHAEVTALSLAQTRVRAWDLGAADAPQRELVVNWRPCAQCYGAVLWSGVKRLVVAGEGPEVEQLTGFDEGPMREDWAAQLRRRGIEVVVGVLREQALDVFAEFGRLAVERGLTVYNARGG encoded by the coding sequence GTGGACGTGACGCGCATGCCGCGCTCCTACGGAGCCACCCTCCCCCACTGGGTGTTCGACGAGCTGGCCGACTCCCCCGCCGTCCTGCCCACGGACGCCGAGCGCATGGCCCTGGTGCACCGGCTGGCCGCGCGCAACCCGCGCGAGGGGGCGGGCGGGCCGTTCGCGGCGCTGGTCGTGGATTCCCGCAGCGGCGAGGTGGTGTCGGCGGGGGTGAATCTGGTGCTGTCGAGCGGACTCTCGGTCGCGCACGCCGAGGTCACCGCGCTGTCGCTGGCCCAGACCCGGGTCCGCGCCTGGGATCTCGGCGCCGCGGACGCACCCCAGCGCGAACTCGTGGTGAACTGGCGGCCGTGCGCGCAGTGCTACGGCGCGGTGCTGTGGTCCGGGGTGAAGCGGCTCGTGGTGGCCGGCGAGGGCCCGGAAGTGGAGCAGCTCACCGGCTTCGACGAGGGGCCGATGCGCGAGGACTGGGCCGCGCAGCTGCGCCGCCGCGGCATCGAGGTGGTGGTGGGGGTGCTGCGCGAGCAGGCGCTCGACGTGTTCGCCGAATTCGGCCGGCTGGCGGTCGAGCGCGGCCTCACCGTCTACAACGCGCGCGGCGGCTGA
- a CDS encoding SLOG cluster 4 domain-containing protein, with translation MQRCRDCRSGAAGFASPHPADTDAAVAMIERPSTRRPVQVAVCGPRDCSATEAADAREIGRLLARAGAVVLCGGGTGVMAAVADGAAAAGGLVIGVRPDADRTAACPGLSAVLYTDMGEARNAFLVRSADAVVVVGGSWGTLSELALAHHRGDIPVVSLHGWRLLDADGHPLDTGHIAHSPAEAVELALANLG, from the coding sequence ATGCAACGGTGCCGCGACTGCCGTTCCGGCGCGGCCGGATTCGCTTCACCGCACCCGGCCGACACCGACGCGGCGGTCGCGATGATCGAGCGCCCATCGACCCGGCGGCCCGTCCAGGTCGCCGTCTGCGGACCGCGGGACTGCTCCGCCACCGAGGCCGCCGACGCCCGCGAGATCGGCCGCCTACTCGCTCGCGCCGGCGCCGTGGTGCTGTGCGGCGGCGGCACCGGCGTGATGGCCGCGGTCGCCGACGGGGCCGCCGCCGCGGGCGGACTCGTCATCGGCGTGCGCCCCGACGCCGACCGCACCGCCGCCTGCCCCGGCCTGTCCGCGGTGCTGTACACCGACATGGGCGAGGCGCGCAACGCCTTCCTGGTCCGCTCGGCCGACGCGGTCGTCGTGGTCGGCGGCTCCTGGGGCACGCTCTCCGAACTGGCCCTCGCCCACCACCGCGGCGACATCCCCGTCGTCTCCCTGCACGGCTGGCGACTCCTCGATGCCGACGGCCACCCACTCGACACGGGCCACATCGCCCACTCCCCCGCCGAGGCAGTCGAGCTGGCCCTCGCGAACCTCGGCTGA
- a CDS encoding DUF72 domain-containing protein: MGEIRIGTSGWRYPPWRGVFYPPGLPHRRELAYLAEQLTSVEINGSFYSLQRPSSYLNWAAQTPPGFVFAVKGSRFITHMKRLRDGDESLANFLASGVLALGPKLGPILWQLPPTFRYDPDVLAAFFDRLPSTTARAAEIAAGHDHRVREPHTTVDADRPIRHALEIRHPSFLTPEFTDLLRANDIALVIADAAGKYPLIEEVTTDFVYIRLHGHDELYVSGYTDEGLDMWASKIRRWARTGDVYVYFDNDAKVMAPRDALALRERVDR; this comes from the coding sequence ATGGGCGAGATCCGGATCGGGACATCGGGCTGGCGGTATCCACCGTGGCGGGGCGTGTTCTACCCGCCGGGCCTGCCGCACCGGCGGGAGTTGGCGTACCTCGCCGAGCAGCTGACCAGCGTGGAGATCAACGGGTCGTTCTACTCGCTACAGCGACCGTCGAGCTATCTGAACTGGGCGGCGCAGACACCGCCCGGCTTCGTCTTCGCCGTCAAGGGCAGCAGATTCATCACGCACATGAAGCGGCTGCGCGACGGCGACGAGTCCCTGGCCAACTTCCTCGCCTCCGGCGTCCTCGCCCTCGGCCCCAAACTCGGGCCCATCCTCTGGCAGCTGCCGCCCACGTTCCGCTACGACCCCGACGTGCTGGCCGCGTTCTTCGACCGGCTGCCGAGCACCACCGCGCGGGCCGCCGAGATCGCCGCGGGGCACGACCACCGCGTCCGGGAGCCGCACACCACCGTCGACGCCGACCGGCCGATCCGGCACGCGCTCGAGATCCGGCACCCGAGCTTCCTGACACCGGAGTTCACCGACCTGCTGCGCGCCAACGACATCGCCCTGGTGATCGCCGACGCGGCCGGCAAGTACCCGCTGATCGAGGAGGTCACCACCGATTTCGTCTACATCCGCCTGCACGGGCACGACGAGCTCTACGTCAGCGGGTACACCGACGAGGGACTGGACATGTGGGCGAGCAAGATTCGGCGGTGGGCGCGTACCGGCGACGTGTACGTGTACTTCGACAACGACGCCAAGGTGATGGCGCCCCGGGACGCCCTCGCGCTGCGGGAAAGGGTCGACCGATGA
- a CDS encoding mycothiol transferase, with protein sequence MRSSEVLADAFTRIGEVVHEAVDGLDEPALSFRVDGRANTIAWLVWHLTRVQDDHVSEVAGRDQVWIEQGWYERFALPFDPRETGYGQSPEEVGQVRVSAELLAGYYDAVQERSLAFVRGLADEELDRVVDTSWDPPVTLGVRLVSVLGDDLQHAGQAAYLRGVVERAG encoded by the coding sequence ATGCGCAGTAGCGAGGTGCTGGCCGATGCGTTCACGCGGATCGGGGAGGTGGTGCACGAGGCGGTCGACGGGCTCGACGAGCCCGCGCTGAGCTTCCGGGTCGACGGGCGCGCGAACACGATCGCATGGCTGGTGTGGCATCTGACCCGGGTGCAGGACGATCACGTGTCGGAGGTGGCCGGGCGTGACCAGGTGTGGATCGAGCAGGGCTGGTACGAGCGGTTCGCCTTGCCGTTCGACCCGCGGGAGACCGGGTACGGGCAGTCACCGGAGGAGGTCGGGCAGGTGCGGGTGAGCGCCGAGTTGCTGGCCGGCTATTACGACGCGGTGCAGGAACGGTCGCTGGCGTTCGTGCGCGGCCTGGCCGACGAGGAGCTGGATCGGGTGGTCGACACCAGCTGGGATCCGCCGGTGACCCTCGGTGTGCGGTTGGTGAGCGTGCTCGGCGACGACCTGCAGCACGCCGGGCAGGCCGCCTATCTGCGGGGTGTGGTCGAGCGCGCGGGGTGA